TCTCAAGCAGCCGCTCTGGATCCGTGACTTCCCGCCCCTCTCTGACAGGCTCAGATGGTCTTAGAAACACCCATGTGATGGTACACGGAGCATATGCCCCTCTGTGACCTCAGGCAAATCACCTGTGCACGATACGCTTGGCAAGCGGACTAGAAGAAACGAAGCCCAGGAGATCATGGGCATCATTAGATACAGATCATCGTtcaaaacagcatgaaacatcaTATAAATGTCAATCATGCATTTTTGGATATGATAACATGGTAGTACTAAGTTAGGTAGTACCATGTTACTTAGTGACGAATACTAAAATTCTAGCTAATGCCAATGCATAATAACCAGGGTTAATAGAGTTAactataactgaaaaaaaattacacgctatttgccaaggcaacatttctcattttaattttgttaacttaatgtaaactgtaattaaaactaaaataaaattgaataaaaactatatagaaatatagataAAAATACTCAAAAGGATCAAAAgacaacaaaattactcaaaatgaaaacagaaataataaaactaaaaaactgattcaaaatcgTTATGGAAACTATAACAATCTGAAGTATAATACTGCCGATaaccgattaaaaaaaattaagatattaaaattccataatattgtgtctaaataaatgacaaaaaaagcacTAAACAACTAAATCAATCACTTTAGTTAATTTAGGCATCAAAACACTAAATTATAGTAGGTAAAATTGATATTCATTTTAATGGCTACTAaactattcaaaatgtaaaaatttttaattaaaatgtaaatttatacatttagcagacacttttatccaaagcgacttacagtgcattcaggctataagtTTTTACCTATCAAgattttaatgattaaatattggcctatatatacaatattatacaaatatatattgtatttataaatatatgttgCACTGCATATATATAATTACTGTACCATGGTGCCACTGCAGATTGTAGTAAAGTCAGTACATcaacacatttacatatattgTCAACCACtacattatatatgttttatgatGGCTGAAATTAAGACAGTATATATGATGATATCACACCATTCAATTTAAAGACAGCACAAACACAAGCATAACAACTGCTGCGATCAAATTGATTTCGTTTAATATTTGCTAAGAATAATCTTTTTGGTATTTACTAAAGTAAAAGTACGGTGCCTGTAAGGGGACATGTTTGGTTCTCTTAGTTTTGTTGTGGCCACGAAATAACTCGTGGGAACATGATAATATGTCGTTGCCACCAGATATTAATTTGAgggaaaatcattttaaatcatgggatcgtttaatatttgtattttattattattagtagtaatttagggctatttttatatttattgttatatatgctTATTTCCCCTTTCAATTTGTGTATCGCTTCAGAACATTAAGACAttgaaataaaggaaaataaactaatataaaaataaccattaataataataataataataataataataataataataataataataatataaaaatattacaggaAAAAGAcgatcagttaatggacttataattaattaaaatgttttcttgcaggcctattttatattatgcacttttttgtaacatttgttCATGATCAACTTCATTTGAATTCTGACAAGCACACGTAATACAGTGCGGTAGCAAAGGCctatatactaaatataaaaaattctataataaataatataataatttcttaattcaaaataaaatattaatgaatccatctctgataatcccgggtCTCTAAGGTCACACAAGTTTTAAACTGATGGCCACGAGAAAAATGTGTCATTCCTTaaacataagaagtcgtggccacgagaaatagATGTGGTTCCCTTAACACAGCATCTAGAgaccacgacataaggatgttgttacctcgacaaaatgatcaaaatgatgacataatatcaccttcccacgagttaatatgatgTTCCCTCAGATTAATATCTCGTGGCCGTGACATACTaccacgttcccacgagttattatttCATAGCCACAGCAAAATTAAGTGAACCGAACATGTCACCTCATGCGCACCGTGTAAAAGATCTCAGAGCTGTTCAAATAAAAGTCCTGCTTGTGACATCTATCAACCAAAAAATGAACGATTTTCACCCAACGCCATAATTAAACAATGCCAAATATCAGCCAATAAACTCAGTCAACCACTAAGAGCCTCTGGTAGTAACCGTGGCGTTTCATTAGAGCTGGAAGCAGCCCGAGCGTCTCAGCGGAGACACTGAGCTGATTTACTGCTGTCAGGAAGAGCGACCCACCAAACCACGAGCTGCGAGCTGCTGAGGTGTTCAGGAGAAACTGTCTCGCACACAgcagcagaaaacacactcacaaccACAAAGTCAAAACCCCCTGTAAAACCATGTTCAATTATAAAATCTTACTTAAttcataatgtaataaaaaacagGTAAAATAGTATTAATGTGAAACATTActacaattcaaaacaacttttgaatcatttttattatgtaatttattcctgtgatggcaaagcaaatggtctaattattgtaataatctgattaaaaatatataagaaatatttcttaaaagtttgaggaaattaaaatttttatgtttgtgtgtgtatattatattatattatattatatatatatatatatatatatatatatatttacttatctagtatatttactaatacatttacttatttataaatagtgtgtgtgtgtgtatatatatatatatatatatttttttttttgtgtgtgtatttacttaCAGTAAGTTaaagtttatgcatttagcagacgcttttatccagagcgacttacattgtattcaggctaacaatttctcctaacatgtggaccctgggattcaaaccccccaaccttgcgcttgctaatgcaatgcgcTACTACTTAAGCTACAGGAACAGTATGCATTATGCGTACAGCTAACTAAAAAAACTGCTGTTAAGAAAAGGCTAAAATGCATGTCTCCACCACAAACTTGAGGATGTGGTCAAATATTCAGTTCTGTATGGTGAAGATCTGCTGAAAtgtcacacataaaaaaaaaataaaaaaaagttaaaaaaagttgtaaatgTATAGTTCTTCTCAGTGAGCGGGAATGATACACTACGTTGAGAATTAACTGAAAATGAAACCCAGAGAGTATTTATTAAAACGAGAAGTTAAAAAAGCTATGAAACAGCTTTAAGAGAAGTCTGTCGACTACTACTGTGTGCTTTTATGACTATGAGTGATACACACGGAGCTCATTTAATAATTCAGTAGAAAAATGTGCTAAAGAAACGTAATACTGACTGACTGGAGGAGAAGAGGGGCTGAGAGAGTAAAATCATTTCATAACGTCAGGCAGCAggcatgtcacacacacacacacacacacacagtcagattaCAGACAGCAAACAGCCGCCTGGGAAAGCTCACACAGCTCCAAATGTCACAGGACAGAACAACACAATGTAGCGACCCTTCACAGTTGCCCAGAGTTTATGATACATTGTAGCATCCGTTCAATTTTAGAACTCTTGACACATTGTACCAACCCTTCACACagactctcagaaaaaaaggtacaaaattgtcaaatgtactaatatgtacactttagattcaaatatgtacttttaaagtactaAAGTGTATTTAAAGGTACTAATATGTTGCACTTATAAAATACtttactttttagattttttacttCGGATCCCAGAGCGTATAGATACAATGTAGCAACATATTGGCCTGATTAAACTCTCAAATCCCACCCTGGACATAACCTCCAAGTAAGTGATAATTATGATCAGACTTATGAAATATACTCACTGTCGCTCTAAGGTTTCTTGACAGCTCTTCTGAGCTTTCTGCATGAAATGCACCATGAAATATCCTGATTATGTTAAATACTTCCATGCATATTAATGCAACTCCCATACGCATTCTAAATATGCAATATCTCCAGATCAACatgcaatataatttaaatatatgaatgtgtTCATATTTTAATCTTTAATTCAATACAGTCACTATAACAGCTCATTGATTAAAGCATTTCAATGCAGCCACCCACTACTCTGCCAAACAGCATATAAAAAGCATGCAACAGCCTCAGATTTAACACCTGCATGCTCATTTTTATAATAAGCGAATGTATGCACATAAATATTCACTGTAATATGCACAGTGGTGGGTGTATTTAAATGCAACTGCTCTCTAATGTTTCCTGACAGCTCCTCTGTGCTTTCTGCATGAAATGCACCAGAGGGGCCACGAAACATGCAAGATCCTCAAAATTAACCCCTGACGACTTATATTTATGAACACACACgacagctaaaataaaaataaacagtagtGGGAGTATTTGAATGCAACTCCCTCTGATGTGTCCTGACAGCTCTTTTGTGCATCTTGCGCGAGATGCAACGAGTTCAAACGTGCCAAAAAGCATATGCATATagtaaatatgtaaacatttactTTAACATGCATGACAACACAGAATTTAAATGCAACACGCCTTAAGGATTCCCCACAGATACTCAATGCATTTCTGAAGCCAAAAAGCAGCAGACATTCTCAAAATGATCACCAGATTGCTGTTTATCAGCATACACTTAAATAGTAGTCGGAGTATTTGAACACAACTCCCTCCAATGTTTCCTGACAACTCCTCTGGGCTTTTGCATATGAATTAACATTCAAGAAATGTTTGATATCGACACTAGACACTCGGGTTACGCACAAACAAACCCCAGCAGAGAAAGCAAATCTTACTTTCCAAGTTCTTCATACAGCTGGAACTCGTCGGTGAAGCGCGTGCAAGTTGTCGTTGCCATTTCTCAGCCTTCAGCGTTCGCGGCAATATCCGAGCTGTGTGTCCAGCACCACGATTATTCTGCTGTGCCTTCGATTTGCGGATTTTTTAGGACAAAATTAAAACTGGGTCCAGATTAAAGCGAGGGAGAGGTTTGCCGACGAGCTGACACGACTGCTTTACCGACCTCTCACCGAATGCACCGTTCAGCTGCAGTGCACTTGCTTTCCCCTGCGCGAGAGACGCACGCTGAGTCACCGCTGGAGGGCGCCACGGAGCTTCTGTTAATGTTGGTTACACCTGCAACATCTTTCCGTTTCACAGGTGTATAGCGAGGTGAACTCATCGTGAACCTACAAACACACAAGAAATCAACTTTGTTCAATTTAACTGaccaaatattttataaaattgccTATTATgtgtgacacacaaacacacacaaaagtgaaaaCCTATATAAATGAATACCTACAATAACATTAAATTTTTCATCAGACCATTTATATGTCCTGGTGTCCTCTACAGAAGACCTGTAAGAAAACGATGCCCTGTTTTGTaacaaaaagtcataatttaaaCCCGTAACATTTTTCTGATATATTTATGacaaacaatttgaaaattagccagatttaaatgataattataaaacATGATCAAATTTCCATTTGAGTGCAACATTTGATCATTCTGTCATTATCAGTCATATTTAAAGACCAAGGGGAGGCAGTGTTTATGATCAAACCTCCAAACATTTGATATCTTTAAAAAGCCCTGAATATGTGGTTTCAGAGAAATCACTCAAATATAAAATCCTCTACAGAGGACACAAGTCTATGCCTGGCACTCTTGGTAAATACGAGCAAAGAAGACTCTGAAAATAAATCTGTAtggttaatccttttgatctttcattacAAAAATCTAACATTTCTTATGAGTAATTATccaatcaaagcaaaaggtggctactttgaagaacctacaatatattttcagttgtttcacacttttttgtgaagtatataattccatatataattccacatgtgttaattaatagttttgatgccttcagtgtgaatctacaattttcatagtcatgaaaataaagaaaactctttgaatgagaaggtgagtccaaacttttggtctgtactttatATATACCATCCAAAACAATcatcaaaatcaacacaaaaaaaaGGTCAATGAGCACAAAATGAAAGTTCTGACCTGATCCCTACAGAAAATTTGTGGAGTGAACTAAAGAGCAGACCAACATTTTggggtttaattattttaataaacttattttttatgaaaGGGTTAGCTTGAAAAGTGTGTTTGTACCAGTATTTTGTTATCCAATACAGTGTGAcagcaatatataaaaaaaataaataagaaaaaaaaaaattacatttgcaaaaGGTTTTTATTTGATTCAGGCACAAATATCTGATGCAAATGATGGAgacaagtgaaagaaaaactcCAGCAATCTGCTTAAATAAATATCTGATGAAACCTTGTTTCACCGTTGCTATTGCAGATCACTGAGACAGAATGAATACTAACAAACAGTAAGTCCTGAATACAGTCAGTAACTGAGCAAATGTAAGATCACAGACACGAGGCCAAAGAAAACCTCAGTCAactcataaaacatttaaaattatcttttaaaaaaagtgtcaGCGAATCAGTTATATTGGCATGAGATGTGCAGAGCAAACACTGTTGATGTTCATTTTGTAGAACCGCAAGAAACCGACACCATTACTGTACTtcaatgtgtgtgtgcgcgtgtgtgtgtgtaacagtgcTGACTCTACATCTGGCACTGACATGTGACCTTAAAACTGGACAGCGCTGGGTGGGATGTTGAACATGGAGGGGTCAAACTCTTGGCCTTTAAACGGAGATCCTTCAGCATTCCAGCCCGTCTTCAGCATCTCATGGACTTTCTAAAAAAAACCAAGGAAAACATTTTTCAACACAATATCCAGATAGTTTCTCATGCAAACAAGTGCCAAAgctttataaagaattattcacacaaaatgaaaattcgatGAGAGTGtattcaccttcaggccatccaagatgtagatgagtttgtttcttcatcagaacagacttGGAGAAATGTATGAGaaatgcattgcatcacttgctcagcaatggatcatttgcagtgaatgggtgccgttgaatgagagtccaaacagctgataaaaacatcacaataatccacatgaatccagtccatcaattaatgtcttgtgaagtgaaaaactgcagTTTGTAAAAAAGGATTCAATCATTACAACTTATTAAGACATGGTTAATTAACTTTACATGGTTAATTATCCATAATGATGCTTCctccagttaaaaaaaatgtatatcaaaatCCAGGTctgtttttttgtaaaccatgcttgatctgtgcatatttctctcctgattcagacgagtaAATGTTTTTACATGAGAAATCAATATAATGTGTTGAAGACAAGTGTTTtaaccagaagcaatggttttaaggtaaaaatatcttgatggacttgtttcttacaaacttgcattttttcgcttcacaagatattaactgatggaGTGGATTAATTGtgctcagctgtttggacttttgttctgacggcacccattcactgcagagcatccattggtgagcgagggatgtaatgctacatttctccaaatctgatctgatgaagaaataaactcatccaTTTCTCGGAAAgcctaagggtgagtacatttttagcagttttcattTCTGTATGAACTATTCTAACTATTCCAGAGCAGTAATGAAGCAACATAGAAAATAACAATTTCCACGGTTTGCTCACGATCTCATGGCTCTGTGGTTTCCCCTGGAGTTTCTGGTGGTAATCAAATGACAGTCGGTCCAGAACAGCATGCTCCTCTTCATCTACAGTAGCCATAGAGCGTTCCCGGTTGATCTGGTTCACATCGATCTCAGTCTCGCCCTTCAACACGGCGCTCCACCAAACCTCCCCGATTTTACTGAGAGACAGCTGGAGGAAAAGTCCAAATGACCATCATGACCGTCTACAACTCCTGTATCCAGCTTACACTGCctcaaattattcaaataataataacaatcccaTAGAGTATCTAAAGACAGAATACAGTGTATACAGGAAACTATTTAATGACAGCAAATAAGATGTAAACAAAACAGGGTTGCTATTGGGTTTCTGCAGGTGTTAAGAAGccaaatttaagacatttttaagatcacttaatatgaaatataaagtgTTGTCTTGCTTTACAGTGCAAATGTCTAAAGATTaataaatcaagatgcatttacccAAGCTGCAAAATGACATGAGATAAGAAGTCTTTTCTGAgaatttgatcaaatatttgcCCTAAGgggtattaaaaataaactgcacaAGGAAAACTATTATACCCCAGtgacagattttttattatttgaaaaactcaattaatattgttcaatatctcagaaaagtttttttttcatatcaaatatttcttgatttaaggatgtttactTACTGTACTTGGACATTTAATGCAATGAACATTATGCCCTTTTTAAGGCCTCGATTTGTGTATACAGTAGGGGCAAATTATGACTCAAAATAGCTAATATTAGGCAGATATATCATTTCGGATGCATCATCCAATAATACTGTGTACCAGAACGCAGCGGCCAGGCTCCAGACTCCACAGGGAATCTTCTGTGTTAATTTTGTGTGTGAATTCGCCCTCCATCAGGACTTTCTGCGATCCTTCCTCGTTCAAGGCCACGCGGACCCTCCCCGACTGCAGATCCACAGACACCTGCACGCAAAGATGGAACGGAAAGCAGACTGTTATCAAATTAGCATTGCAGTAATACTTAACAGAAATGAAGTGAAGATTCTGCCAAACTGTAAGAAAGCAACACTGATCAAATCATATGGCAGCAGGTTATACACACACCTGTCGGCCTTTAACGATATTAGGCTGCACATGCACTCGAACTTCCACATCCGTGTAATCCTGCGACCAGGTGTATTTTTCTCTAACAGCACCATTGTAACTGTCTGCGTTCGACTGAAAGCAGTCTTGTCCGCTGGAAATGTGAAACCAAACTCATTATTAGGTCCAAACATAGcacaaaagtttgaggttggtaagattttaaaatgttttcgaaagaagtctctcacaaaggctgcatttctttgatcaaaaatacaacaaaaactgaaatagtcAAAAATGATTaccgttttctatttgaatatattttaaaatatttatttctgtgatacaaagcagaattttcagcatcattactccagtcttcagtgtcacatgatccgtgatcattctgatttgctgctgatGAAACATTTCgtactattatcaatgttaaaaacagctgtgctgcctcatatttttgtcaaaactatgctttgttgttctttaaaacagaaatcttttgtaatttttataattgtcattttttatcgtactgaccccaaacttttgaacagtagtgtcttTCCACATTCATGTTTTTTGAGCAAATGCTCTAAAAGTCATGCATACATGTTGGCTTTGTTTGAATCAGAGTTTGATGGTGCTGCGGCTCCTGCTGGTTCAGCGGTGCTGCTCAGAGTCTCTCCGTGTGTCTCTGTGCTCTGTGCTGATGGAGCCAGGACAGCTGTGGGCTCTTCTGTGCTCCTCTTCTCCTCCACAGGAGCTTCAGCCTCCTGTTCTGATCGAACCTCCAGCTCCTGTACTGCAGGAGGAGTGGCTTTCTTCTCCTCTGCCAGCCTCGCTGCCCTCTCTCTGTCCTCCGCTGCAAGATTCTCAAATAACTTAAACGTCTGATGgaagaaaatgacagaaaatacacTTACAGTAAATTCAATAGATTCTTATAACAGCAACTATAAAGTTGCGTaatgaaatatacacacacacacccacatatatatatatatatatatatacacacacacacacacacacacacaggtactcagccctccttgtgcaaggtgtcaatattcatcttttggacaactgtcaagtcagcagtcttccccatgattgtgtagccaacagaactagactgagagatcatttaaaggcctttgctggcgtttttagttaattagcttattagagtgtggcaccagatgTCTctaatattgaaccttttcacaatattcatatatacatttgtaataaacatttgaaatatatcagtatgtgtgtaatgaatgaatatacacgtttcactttttgaatggaattaaataaatcaactttttgatgatattctaattatatgaccagcacctgtatgcatgtatttgtgtatatatatatatatataacttaaatatttaaatttcatttttttaattaataagacACTGTCACAGCAATTATAAAGTGGTATAGAATTAATAATATCAATTATGTAaattacttataataataattaaattaattattttgaactAGTACCAAGACAGTAGTACCATGGTACTATTTGAAATATGCAAATATCACAGTAACGTTACATGAATATAATAATCATTCagtagctgtatgtgtgtgtgtgtgtgtgtgtgtgtgtaatcggatgggataaatgcagagcacaaattgcAGCTGTCACGTGACGTCACTTTTCCCCATGTTTGTCTCAGCTGATGATACTTCTTTCTATCCAGTGAGTTTAACAGATTAAAGCTAAAGTCAGTCAGTACGTTACCTTGAACGCCATTTGTTCAGCCACTCCGGGCGGGAAGCCCATGCGGTCCTGTGGGCCGCTGAGGAGGCGGTAGAAGTCCGTCTTTCTGTAGAGGAACCCGAAATAAACCTGCAGGAAATTCTGAATGTTTCCAACATGCTGCAGGATCCCTAACAGCGCGTTATCATACAGCTCGGTCATTTCCACCGGTGAAGACATGGCTGAGCAGCTCAGCGGGATCAAATCTGAGTAAAAAGCGGTTTAATTTCGAGGCTTGTTGTTTGAAAACAAACGTAAAGCAACAGCAGTGCAACAACTGATCCTTTAAGAGCAGCTGCActtcctttttcttcttctaatgGAGTTTTATGGCGCTTCGCGAGACAACTTTTGGTGCACTACCGCCACCAACCGGCCTGtgagtataggtctctgcagatCAGGGTACTCGGGTAACACGGCAATGTCTCTCCCGTGCAGCAGTTGGCAGTAATGCGCTCTTGACGGCTGAGGGCCGTGTGCAGTTAATGAACAAAAACATGGCGACGTCCTTGGTCAGACAGACAAAATTGCTGTCGGTAAGATttacttagatttttttgctATTCTAACTAATAACACGTTTCTGATCGAGAgcttcttgcatgttttatgtTACTGACGTAGAAGCGGTcttatagatatatagatagctATTGGCCCTGAATATAACGTGGTATGGAAATCAGGATTTAAGTAAATGTCACTGATCAAATATTCTCTGTTTCCTAGATTGTGAGCAGCCAGTTGAATTCTGCTGCATGTTTCAGGAACATTCACTGCTCTGCAGCTTGTTTGAAGGTATGTGAAATTCAGTGTTTCAATCAGTTTAGAtcttatttataaacattaacgTTACGTTCGTTTTACTCtattagtttaaaatattgtCATATTCCACCAGCGCTGTATTCGAATTATTAATTGCACGCATGTATTTTCTGTCTCTTTGATTCGTTTTGCAAAATAATGCAGCATATTAGCGCCATTTAACCAAAACactgaaaaccaacaaaaaaaaaaaaaaaaaaaaatgtcaaaaccccagaataaataaaagcacatttcTACATGTATAGCATTAACTGTacaaaaaatatcaatattacaGTTAAATCTGCGTACAGGATTGCAAAGCTATTATTTATAAGTTTGAAGAGTTTACGTAAAATTTTACGCTTTAAATTTCAGGAACACCACAAGATCTGTTGGTCAAAAATTTTACTTGAATTTGTAGTTTTCAAAATTAATTCCACATCGGACCATCAACATTCATTGCAATATGTCATAGTAGTAGACAAAATCCTATTAAAACAGTGCCTGGACAAATTGAATACCATATGATGGAAGGCCAGAAACTGATTCGAATGCTTACAGTATCAGCAGAATCAGTATTTTTCATCTGCATTTTTAACCCAGACGATCTGTCTCCTCTCTAACAGAACCGTGCAGCTCGTATTCGAGTGGGTAAAGGAGACAAGTCAGTGACTTATGAGCAGGCGTATCACCCTCATCACATCGGCCACAGGAAAGGCTGGCTCTCACAACACACCAGTAAGTCCCAATCTTTGTATAAAGATCCGGTTGGATTCCCAACATTACTGATTACTGACACTATAAGGGCTGGTGATCCAGTTACCTGAAGTATCTGTTAACACCCAAATACCATTCCTTAATACACTTCCTCGTCCCGCAGGTAATCTTCAGGGTGAAGATGGAGCGGCGGAGCGTGTAGTAGAGGATGTCTTCATCAGACGCTTCATGTACGGCACGTTTCATGGCTGTTTAGCGGATGAGGTGGTGATCAAACGCAGAGGAAACCTCCTGGTCATCTGTGCGGTGATGATACAGAAACTCTTACCGTCGAAATTCTACTTTCTCATTGGTTACACAGAGGAGCTGCTCTCACATTTCTACAAATGTCCGGTTAAAATCGAGATGCAGACGGTAGAAGAAAAAGTCGTCTATAAATATCTCTGAGGCCATGTGTTCTGTGTTTAGAAAACTGCTATTAAAGGGAGAagcttaagaaatgtttttttttatttatttgggtaaTCATTAGTAAAAAATATCCACACAATGGTGACGTGAAGGGGTCttggactgtgtgtgtttgtaaagataaaaatatttctttattactTCATGCCATGATTGGAAATTAATAGAGGTTTGATGCAAATATGAATGTGGTGCTTGGATTAGTCACCGGCTATAAAGAAGAAAATAGGTGATtgattgaattaattatttataataaaaaatacaataaggtAATTCTAATTACAAAAGGGAGAATGCCCCGGAAATAAATCCCAGGGGGTTAATATTGCTCCTTAATGGAAAAGTAAATGTATGACCCTACTTCTTGCATTAGGT
Above is a window of Carassius auratus strain Wakin chromosome 35, ASM336829v1, whole genome shotgun sequence DNA encoding:
- the LOC113054643 gene encoding nudC domain-containing protein 3-like gives rise to the protein MSSPVEMTELYDNALLGILQHVGNIQNFLQVYFGFLYRKTDFYRLLSGPQDRMGFPPGVAEQMAFKTFKLFENLAAEDRERAARLAEEKKATPPAVQELEVRSEQEAEAPVEEKRSTEEPTAVLAPSAQSTETHGETLSSTAEPAGAAAPSNSDSNKANIGQDCFQSNADSYNGAVREKYTWSQDYTDVEVRVHVQPNIVKGRQVSVDLQSGRVRVALNEEGSQKVLMEGEFTHKINTEDSLWSLEPGRCVLLSLSKIGEVWWSAVLKGETEIDVNQINRERSMATVDEEEHAVLDRLSFDYHQKLQGKPQSHEIKVHEMLKTGWNAEGSPFKGQEFDPSMFNIPPSAVQF
- the LOC113054668 gene encoding 28S ribosomal protein S24, mitochondrial-like yields the protein MNKNMATSLVRQTKLLSIVSSQLNSAACFRNIHCSAACLKNRAARIRVGKGDKSVTYEQAYHPHHIGHRKGWLSQHTSNLQGEDGAAERVVEDVFIRRFMYGTFHGCLADEVVIKRRGNLLVICAVMIQKLLPSKFYFLIGYTEELLSHFYKCPVKIEMQTVEEKVVYKYL